The Deltaproteobacteria bacterium genome includes the window GGCAGGGATATCACCGGCAAGTCATTCATCAGTCCTCCAAAGGGCGGACTCCTGCACCCGGAGTGTTCCTCCGGAGCGGGGAATGAGGAACTTACGTCCGGGGATCTGGCAACTCTTCGCTTTATCGCAGGGAAGCCAATGAATTCCATCGGCAGGTTATCCATAGCGGATGGTTCGGCAGGCAGGATACTACCGGGACTGAACCGTTTTTCGGTACACCATCTCGGTTTCGAAACGAAAGCGCTTCGGATCTTTCTGCAGAACGAGTAATGAATAAAATGACACTTTCCGCTTTCCGTGGAGTAAAAAGCCATTAATAGACTTTTTACGACCCTATCAATAGCAGACCATGAGCGGAACCCATGGGAAAACTTGACATAATGGAGTATTAACGGTTAATTATCCTCCGTGAAAGGGGAAGTCTCAGACTGTTTACATCTGTTTTGAGAGGAATTGGAAATGATGGAGAAAAAATCGTATCAGCAGGTTGTCCTTGATCTTGAGCGGTTTTGGGCGGAAAAAGGCTGCGTCATTCAGCAGCCTTACGACCTGGAGGTAGGTGCGGGAACGCTTAACCCCGCCACGCTGCTGAGGGTCCTCGGTCCCGAACCCTGGAACGTGGCATACGTGGAGCCTTCCAGGCGTCCTACCGACGGCCGGTACGGGGAAAATCCCAACCGACTCCAGCACTATTATCAATATCAGGTTATTCTTAAACCTTCACCCGACAACATCCAGGACCTCTATCTCGAGAGCCTTTATGCCCTTGGTATCGATCCCAACCGTCATGACATCCGGTTCGTGGAGGACGACTGGGAGAATCCCACGGTGGGGGCCTGGGGGCTGGGCTGGGAGGTCTGGCTGGATGGGATGGAGATTACCCAGTTTACATACTTCCAGCAGGCGGGCGGTATCGACCTTAAACCCGTCTGTGCGGAACTGACCTACGGACTGGAACGCATCACAATGTATCTGCAGGGTGTGGACAATGTGTACAACCTGACCTGGACAGACGGTGTGACCTACGGGGATGTCCATCACCAGGGGGAGGTGGAGAACTCCACCTACAACTTCGAGACCGCGGATACGGCCATGCTCTTTAATCTGTTTGATATGTATGAAGCCGAATCCCGGAAAACCCTTGAAAATGGGTTGGTTCTGCCCGCCTACGACTACTGTTTGAAGTGTTCTCACACATTCAACCTGTTGGATGCGCGCGGGGCCATCAGCGTGACTGAGAGGACGAGCTTCATCCACCGGGTAAGAAATCTTTGTCGCGGCGCCGCCGAGGCCTACGTCGCCCAGCGAGAGGCGATGGGATACCCCCTCATGGGGAAGAACCTTCTGTCGGAGCAAAAGGGGTTGGAGTGACTTCATGTCCGACGTCCAGCGGGGTAGAACAGTCCAGAGTCCATCCACCTTCGCTCTGCGAGCTATGGCGGACAGGGAGTCCAGAGTCCAGAGAGAAGAAAGGCGGACGCGGGGGACGAAAGGGTGTAGTAGGAGTGGACTCTAGACCCTAGATCCAAGACCCTGAATGATCGAACTTGAAAACTGTGAGGATTTAACAGATGAATCGCGAGCTGATTTTGGAGATAGGCACTGAGGAGATTCCTGCGGGCTATCTGCCGCCGGCCATCGAACAGCTTAAGAAGCTGGCGGTCAAAGAGTTGGAAGGA containing:
- the glyQ gene encoding glycine--tRNA ligase subunit alpha, yielding MEKKSYQQVVLDLERFWAEKGCVIQQPYDLEVGAGTLNPATLLRVLGPEPWNVAYVEPSRRPTDGRYGENPNRLQHYYQYQVILKPSPDNIQDLYLESLYALGIDPNRHDIRFVEDDWENPTVGAWGLGWEVWLDGMEITQFTYFQQAGGIDLKPVCAELTYGLERITMYLQGVDNVYNLTWTDGVTYGDVHHQGEVENSTYNFETADTAMLFNLFDMYEAESRKTLENGLVLPAYDYCLKCSHTFNLLDARGAISVTERTSFIHRVRNLCRGAAEAYVAQREAMGYPLMGKNLLSEQKGLE